In the Euphorbia lathyris chromosome 5, ddEupLath1.1, whole genome shotgun sequence genome, one interval contains:
- the LOC136230678 gene encoding serine carboxypeptidase 1-like isoform X1: MAMDNKSLKLVLFLLFSNIFLLSIEAAQKGSLITKIPGFNGKFPSNHYSGYVSFEEKNLFYYFVVSERNPVKDPVVLWLNGGPGCSSFDGFVYEHGPFNFQEGQPKGSGPTLHLNPYSWSKVSNIIYLDSPCAVGLSYSKNVSKYTTGDIQTAVDTHTFLLKWFELYPEFVRNPFYISGESYAGIYVPTLSFEVVKGIKAGQKPIINFKGYLVGNGASHSQFDGINALIPFAHGMGLISDDIFQEIGSSCKENYYNPTTNCEISLDKLDRSLSDLNIYDILEPCYHDPETQQNGKVNSSLPSSFKELGKTERPLKVRKRMFGRAWPLWKLDKDGNLPLWPNLALQGMVPCFSDEVATRWLNDESVRKAIHAEPKSIAGPWELCSSRIDYEYGVGSMIPYHKSLTSQGYRALIYSGDHDMCVPFTGTQAWTRSLGYKVVDEWRPWISNDQVAGYLQGYDKNLIFLTIKGAGHTVPEYKPQESLDFYTRWLDGKPI, encoded by the exons ATGGCTATGGATAATAAGTCCTtgaaattagttttatttttattattttccaatatttttttattatccaTTGAAGCAGCTCAAaaaggttctctcatcaccaaaattCCTGGTTTTAATGGAAAATTTCCATCAAATCATTATTCagg GTATGTGAGTTTTGAGGAGAAGAATCTTTTCTACTACTTCGTTGTTTCTGAAAGGAATCCTGTGAAAGATCCAGTTGTTCTATGGCTGAATGGTGGACCTGGATGTTCTAGCTTTGATGGATTTGTTTATGAACATG GACCATTCAACTTCCAAGAAGGACAGCCCAAAGGAAGTGGGCCCACATTGCATCTTAATCCATATAGCTGGTCCAAG gtatcaaatataatatatttggACTCTCCTTGTGCGGTAGGGCTTTCTTACTCCAAAAATGTCAGTAAGTACACAACTGGTGACATTCAAACTGCAGTTGATACTCATACCTTTCTACTTAAG TGGTTTGAACTATACCCAGAATTTGTGAGGAATCCATTTTATATATCTGGTGAATCTTATGCTGGAATTTATGTGCCCACTCTTTCTTTTGAAGTAGTCAAAG GAATTAAAGCAGGCCAAAAACCCATTATCAATTTCAAG GGTTATTTGGTGGGAAATGGAGCATCACATAGTCAATTTGATGGTATTAATGCTCTTATTCCTTTTGCACATGGGATGGGTCTTATCTCTGATGATATATTTCAA GAAATTGGAAGCTCGTGTAAAGAAAACTATTACAATCCTACTACTAATTGCGAGATAAGTCTCGACAAACTAGATCGG TCTCTCTCGGACCTCAACATATATGACATCCTTGAACCATGCTATCATGATCCAGAAACACAACAAAATGGTAAAGTAAACTCAAGTTTGCCTAGTAGCTTCAAAGAATTAGGGAAAACAGAAAGGCCATTGAAGGTTAGAAAGAGAATGTTTGGTCGAGCTTGGCCTCTATGGAAATTAGACAAAGATGGTAACCTCCCTTTGTGGCCTAATCTAGCTTTACAAGGCATGGTTCCTTGTTTT AGCGATGAAGTTGCAACGAGATggttaaacgatgaatcagttCGAAAAGCAATTCATGCTGAGCCA AAATCAATTGCTGGTCCATGGGAGCTTTGTTCTAGTAGAATAGACTATGAATATGGTGTTGGAAGTATGATTCCTTATCATAAAAGTCTAACTAGCCAAGGTTATAGAGCTCTTATTTACAG TGGAGACCATGATATGTGTGTGCCCTTCACTGGGACCCAAGCATGGACTAGATCACTTGGATATAAGGTTGTTGATGAATGGAGACCATGGATTTCTAATGATCAAGTTGCTgg ATATTTGCAAGGATATGACAAGAACCTCATATTTCTAACCATAAAg GGTGCAGGGCATACTGTTCCTGAATACAAGCCACAGGAGTCATTAGATTTTTATACTCGTTGGTTAGATGGTAAACCaatctaa
- the LOC136230678 gene encoding serine carboxypeptidase 1-like isoform X2: protein MAMDNKSLKLVLFLLFSNIFLLSIEAAQKGSLITKIPGFNGKFPSNHYSGYVSFEEKNLFYYFVVSERNPVKDPVVLWLNGGPGCSSFDGFVYEHGPFNFQEGQPKGSGPTLHLNPYSWSKVSNIIYLDSPCAVGLSYSKNVSKYTTGDIQTAVDTHTFLLKWFELYPEFVRNPFYISGESYAGIYVPTLSFEVVKGIKAGQKPIINFKGYLVGNGASHSQFDGINALIPFAHGMGLISDDIFQEIGSSCKENYYNPTTNCEISLDKLDRSDEVATRWLNDESVRKAIHAEPKSIAGPWELCSSRIDYEYGVGSMIPYHKSLTSQGYRALIYSGDHDMCVPFTGTQAWTRSLGYKVVDEWRPWISNDQVAGYLQGYDKNLIFLTIKGAGHTVPEYKPQESLDFYTRWLDGKPI, encoded by the exons ATGGCTATGGATAATAAGTCCTtgaaattagttttatttttattattttccaatatttttttattatccaTTGAAGCAGCTCAAaaaggttctctcatcaccaaaattCCTGGTTTTAATGGAAAATTTCCATCAAATCATTATTCagg GTATGTGAGTTTTGAGGAGAAGAATCTTTTCTACTACTTCGTTGTTTCTGAAAGGAATCCTGTGAAAGATCCAGTTGTTCTATGGCTGAATGGTGGACCTGGATGTTCTAGCTTTGATGGATTTGTTTATGAACATG GACCATTCAACTTCCAAGAAGGACAGCCCAAAGGAAGTGGGCCCACATTGCATCTTAATCCATATAGCTGGTCCAAG gtatcaaatataatatatttggACTCTCCTTGTGCGGTAGGGCTTTCTTACTCCAAAAATGTCAGTAAGTACACAACTGGTGACATTCAAACTGCAGTTGATACTCATACCTTTCTACTTAAG TGGTTTGAACTATACCCAGAATTTGTGAGGAATCCATTTTATATATCTGGTGAATCTTATGCTGGAATTTATGTGCCCACTCTTTCTTTTGAAGTAGTCAAAG GAATTAAAGCAGGCCAAAAACCCATTATCAATTTCAAG GGTTATTTGGTGGGAAATGGAGCATCACATAGTCAATTTGATGGTATTAATGCTCTTATTCCTTTTGCACATGGGATGGGTCTTATCTCTGATGATATATTTCAA GAAATTGGAAGCTCGTGTAAAGAAAACTATTACAATCCTACTACTAATTGCGAGATAAGTCTCGACAAACTAGATCGG AGCGATGAAGTTGCAACGAGATggttaaacgatgaatcagttCGAAAAGCAATTCATGCTGAGCCA AAATCAATTGCTGGTCCATGGGAGCTTTGTTCTAGTAGAATAGACTATGAATATGGTGTTGGAAGTATGATTCCTTATCATAAAAGTCTAACTAGCCAAGGTTATAGAGCTCTTATTTACAG TGGAGACCATGATATGTGTGTGCCCTTCACTGGGACCCAAGCATGGACTAGATCACTTGGATATAAGGTTGTTGATGAATGGAGACCATGGATTTCTAATGATCAAGTTGCTgg ATATTTGCAAGGATATGACAAGAACCTCATATTTCTAACCATAAAg GGTGCAGGGCATACTGTTCCTGAATACAAGCCACAGGAGTCATTAGATTTTTATACTCGTTGGTTAGATGGTAAACCaatctaa